DNA sequence from the Synechococcus sp. MU1617 genome:
GGCAGGCTTTGCGATGTGAGCGGCCTGAGCCATGGGCTGCTGGAAGGCGAAGGACCGCAGCAATGGCCCTATCCCAGCGGCAGCACACCCACCACAGCAGCCAAACGCCTCTACGAAAACCATCAGTTCGCCACCCCCAACAAACGCGCCCGCTTCAGCGCCGATCAACCACTCGGACTGGCGGAACCTCCCTGCGAGACCTATCCGCTGGTGCTGACGGTGGGCCGCTACCTGGGCCAATGGCACACGATGACCCGCACCGGCAAGGTGGAGCGGCTGATGAAACAGCATCCCGAGCCACTGCTGGAGATACACCCCGGTGATGCTCAGGAGTTGAAACTGCGCAACGGCGAACTGGCGGCGATCAGCTCACGCCGCGGCCACCTCACCGCCACCGTGAAGGTCACCGATCGCATTCGGCGTGGTTCGGTCTTCCTGCCGATGCACTGGGGATTCACCCAGGAGAAGGCCTGCGAAGCGAACACCCTGATGCATGACGAGGCCTGCCCAGTATCAAAGCAACCGGAACTCAAAGCCTGCGCGGTGATCGTGGCTCCGGCCGTCTCAGTGGTGAAGCCCGTTGAACAGCAGAAAGGAAGGCTGGAGGCCCTGCGCCGGCTGCTCACACCAGCACTTCGCTGAAGGCTGCTTCGAGGTTGTGGTGATCGTGCCCCGGCCGGGCCAACTTGCACAACGCAAAGCGATCCAGCTCACTGAGCTGGATCCATTGCTCCAGGGTCAGGACCACACCCCGCGCTGTGGCGGCCTCCTGCACCACAGCGGGCAGCTCCGCCTGCTGTTGCCAGAGCGCACCGCTCACCGGTGGCAGATCCTTGGCCATGCCATCGGCCATGGGGCGCGTGCAATCGCGCAGGTGTTGGCGAAGCTGCTCGAGAGCATCAGCTGCATCCGGCCAATCCACCAAGGCTTGACGTTGCTCCTGGGAGAGTTGAAGCCAGTGGTTGAGCTTTAACTTCACCCCACAGAGATCCAATTTGCGTCGCACACACAGAGGGATGCAGCGCCAGTTACCGATGAAATCCTGCTCAAAGGCAAAGCAATGGCTGGCGGAATGACGACGGCTGGACATCAACCAAAGCCTTGATCGGTGTCAATGATGACAACGAAAGACCATGAAAACAGAGATGTTTACTTCGATACAAATGTTGGTCTGTGCGCTTCGCCCTCTCCCTTGGAATGTTGCTGGGAATGTCCCATGGATGGGTCACAGCTGAAGCACTCCAACAGCAGCCCATGCAGGGCTTTGATCCCATAAAAACTGTTAATTCCGCTACACAATTCAGCGCGTTTAGTAGTCGTTCACACCAATTCTTTCCATACTGAAGCTCTGTTCAAAGAGTTCCTGCCGTGACCAGCAGCATCTCGTCCGCTTCCGGCCGCAGCCCCATCACCCTGGCCGCCGGCT
Encoded proteins:
- a CDS encoding nitrate reductase associated protein; its protein translation is MSSRRHSASHCFAFEQDFIGNWRCIPLCVRRKLDLCGVKLKLNHWLQLSQEQRQALVDWPDAADALEQLRQHLRDCTRPMADGMAKDLPPVSGALWQQQAELPAVVQEAATARGVVLTLEQWIQLSELDRFALCKLARPGHDHHNLEAAFSEVLV